The following are encoded together in the Humulus lupulus chromosome 5, drHumLupu1.1, whole genome shotgun sequence genome:
- the LOC133779307 gene encoding uncharacterized protein LOC133779307 gives MVEKCMEVFMDDLIVFGNSFDACLLNLEAVLTRCIEKGIVLGHIISERGIEVDQSMIDLISNLPTPNTVKDVRSFLGHAGFYRRFIQNFSAISRLLCNLLAKYATFEWTPKCEDTFQTLVAKLTSTPIMQSPDWNLPFEIMCHAKFFAVGVVLGQRRDGKPFVVYYASRTLNSTQMNYSTTEKELLVVVFDLDKFRAYLIDSPIMIFTDHSALNDFADVPSIHDDFPDEQVLVVTKLLWYAHIVNYLVTCELPSEWSSQDRHKFLVKSFEALMRKYGVLHKVSNSYHPQTNGQGELANKEIKQILEKTVNPDRKDWSSHLLDALWAYRTAFKSPLGMFPYQLVYGKACHSPVELEHKAYWAVKAFNFDLSAAGINRKLQLSEIEELRNEAYDNSRIYKEKMKTTHDKQIMRKHFEVNQKAISTITPWILSSSRCSLSLSFSLPIYFDSEDTV, from the exons ATGGTTGAaaaatgtatggaagtattcatggatgatttaaTAGTATTTGGAAACTCTTTTGATGCATGCCTTCTTAATTTAGAAGCTGTTTTGACAAGATGTATTGAGAAAG GCATAGTCTTGGGACACATTATCTCTGaaagaggaattgaggttgatcagtCTATGATTGATCTCATTTCTAATTTGCCCACTCCAAACACTGTCAAAGATGTcagatcttttcttgggcatgctgGTTTTTATAGGAGGTTCATTCAAAACTTTTCAGCGATTTCTCGTCTGCTATGTAACCTCCTAGCCAAATATGCTACTTTTGAGTGGACGCCTAAGTGTGAGGATACCTTCCAAACACTTGTTGCAAAATTGACTTCCACTCCTATTATGCAGTCACCAGATTGGAATTTGCCTTTTGAAATCATGTGTCACGCCAAATTTTTTGCTGTTGGTGTTGTTTTGGGACAACGAAGGGATGGAAAACCTTTTGTTGTCTACTATGCAAGTCGAACTCTTAATAGtactcaaatgaactattctactactgaaaaagagttgcttgtcGTTGTCTTTGATCTTGACAAATTCCGAGCATACTTGATTGACTCACCTATTATGATCTTCACAGATCATTCTGCTCTTAA TGATTTTGCTGATGTTCCAtctattcatgatgatttccctGATGAACAAGTGCTTGTTGTTACTAAGTTACTGTGGTATGCACACATTGTTAACTACTTAGTAACATGTGAACTTCCTTCTGAGTGGAGTTCACAAGATAGACACAAGTTTCTGGTCAAG TCTTTTGAGGCTCTCATGCGCAAATATGGTGTACTTCATAAGGTTTCTAATTCCTATCATCCGCAAACCAATGGGCAAGGAGAGTTAGCCAATAAGGAGATAAAACAAATTCTTGAAAAAACAGTAAATCCCGACCGAAAAGATTGGTCTTCTCATCTTCTTGATGCACTCTGGGCATACCGTactgctttcaaatcccctcttgggatgttTCCCTATCAGCTTGTTTATGGGAAAGCCTGTCATTCACCTGTTGAACTTGAGCATAAGGCATATTGGGCTGTCAAAGCCTTTAATTTTGATCTTAGTGCTGCAGGCATTAATCGTAAACTTCAGCTGTctgaaattgaggagttgagaaatgaggcatatgacaattccaggatCTACAAGGAGAAAATGAAAACTACTCATGATAAACAGATCATGCGAAAGCATTTTGAGGTGAATCAGAAG GCTATTTCAACTATCACCCCATGGATATTGTCATcttccaggtgttctctttccctatcCTTTTCATTGCCTATTTATTTTGACAGtgaggacactgtctga